One Triticum dicoccoides isolate Atlit2015 ecotype Zavitan chromosome 4B, WEW_v2.0, whole genome shotgun sequence genomic window carries:
- the LOC119293729 gene encoding cytochrome P450 72A15-like has product MVLGAFFASAASVPWRRSLLLLPTLVLLWQLCRLLHRLWWRPRCLERELRSKGLRGTSYRFLTGDLREQGRRNKDAWSRPLPLRCHDIAPRVAPLLCDSAREHGKVSLSWFGPIPKVTIADPELAKSVLSDKSGHFEKPKFPAMWKLLANGLLNHEGDKWVKHRRLLNPEFHEEKIKCMLPEFSACCEELVGRWTESIGSSGGTHELDIWPELKILAGDVISRTAFGSSYLEGMKIFQLQTEQAEHLITNIRRILIPGYLSLPTPNNKRMYQVNNEVESILRGLIAKRTKAVKEGESTKDDLLGLLLESNMRHTYDNGQSSMGMTIEDVIEECKTFYFAGMETTSVLLTWTMIVLSMHPKWQDRAREEVLGLFGKNKPEYEGLNRLKMVTMILYEVLRLYPPSIHFSRKTCKEVLIGDKRYPAGMMIELSVLLMHHDPDIWGSGVHEFKPERFAEGISKASKNSGAFLPFGWGPRICIGQNFALTEAKMAICMILQRFDFVLAPSYIHAPYTVVTLHPMHGAQIRLGLI; this is encoded by the exons ATGGTTCTTGGAGCGTTCTTTGCAAGTGCAGCCTCGGTGCCATGGAGACGGAGCCTCCTCCTGCTCCCGACCCTTGTGCTCCTGTGGCAGCTCTGCCGGTTGCTGCACCGGCTGTGGTGGCGGCCGCGGTGCCTCGAGCGGGAGCTCCGGTCCAAGGGCCTCCGCGGCACGTCCTACCGCTTCCTAACCGGCGACCTCAGGGAACAAGGCCGGCGGAACAAGGACGCCTGGTCGAGGCCGCTCCCGCTGCGGTGCCACGACATCGCCCCTCGCGTGGCACCACTCCTCTGCGATTCCGCCCGGGAGCACGGCAAGGTGAGCCTCTCGTGGTTCGGCCCGATCCCCAAGGTAACCATCGCCGACCCGGAGCTTGCCAAGAGCGTGCTGTCCGACAAGTCCGGGCACTTCGAGAAGCCCAAGTTCCCGGCGATGTGGAAGCTGCTCGCCAACGGTCTCTTGAACCACGAGGGCGATAAGTGGGTCAAGCACAGGCGGCTCCTCAACCCTGAGTTCCATGAGGAGAAGATCAAG TGCATGCTGCCAGAGTTTTCGGCGTGCTGTGAAGAGTTGGTGGGCAGATGGACGGAGTCCATCGGCTCCAGTGGAGGTACGCACGAGCTGGATATTTGGCCGGAGCTCAAAATCCTGGCCGGAGATGTCATTTCCCGCACCGCATTCGGCAGCAGCTACCTTGAAGGAATGAAGATATTTCAGCTGCAAACCGAGCAAGCAGAGCACCTCATCACAAACATTCGGAGGATTCTCATTCCCGGCTACTT ATCTTTGCCAACCCCAAACAATAAAAGGATGTATCAGGTCAACAACGAGGTTGAATCGATTCTACGGGGTTTAATTGCAAAAAGAACTAAAGCTGTCAAGGAAGGAGAAAGCACCAAAGATGACTTACTTGGCTTATTGCTAGAGTCAAACATGAGGCACACATATGACAATGGTCAATCCAGCATGGGGATGACAATTGAAGATGTCATCGAGGAGTGCAAGACGTTCTACTTTGCAGGAATGGAGACAACATCAGTACTACTCACGTGGACCATGATCGTTCTAAGCATGCATCCGAAGTGGCAGGACCGTGCAAGGGAGGAGGTCCTAGGTTTATTTGGGAAAAACAAACCTGAATACGAAGGTCTAAACCGACTTAAAATG GTGACCATGATCCTTTACGAGGTTCTTCGGTTGTATCCTCCAAGCATTCATTTTAGCCGGAAGACATGCAAGGAGGTGCTAATCGGAGACAAAAGGTACCCAGCTGGCATGATGATTGAGCTCTCCGTACTACTCATGCACCATGACCCTGACATTTGGGGAAGCGGTGTGCATGAATTCAAGCCGGAGAGGTTCGCTGAGGGGATCTCCAAAGCGTCCAAGAATTCAGGCGCGTTTCTCCCATTCGGCTGGGGGCCACGGATTTGCATCGGCCAGAATTTTGCGCTTACTGAGGCCAAGATGGCGATTTGCATGATCCTTCAACGTTTCGACTTCGTGCTTGCCCCGTCCTATATTCATGCGCCATATACCGTGGTAACACTACATCCAATGCATGGCGCACAAATTAGGCTTGGACTCATCTAA